A single window of Sphingobium sp. SCG-1 DNA harbors:
- a CDS encoding sugar phosphate isomerase/epimerase family protein: MRTIKGPAIFLAQFAGDQAPFNSLPDIADWAAKLGYKGIQIPSWDARLFDLAKAAESQTYCDEVKGVLGERGIEITELATHLQGQLVAVHPAYDAQFDAFAAPHVRSNPKARQLWAVEQMKMAALASRRLGLTAHASFSGALAWPYVYPWPQRPAGLVEDAFDELARRWTPILDHFDENGVDIGYEIHPGEDLHDGVTFEMFLDRVGNHPRANILYDPSHFVLQQLDYLAFLDIYHDRIKCFHVKDAEFRPSGRAGVYGGYQSWVDRPGRFRSLGDGQVDFAQIFSKMAQNDFSGWAVLEWECALKHPNAGAAEGAPFIARHIIRVTETAFDDFAAGGSNRALNAQVMGIE; the protein is encoded by the coding sequence ATGCGTACGATCAAGGGTCCGGCCATTTTTCTCGCCCAATTCGCGGGCGACCAGGCGCCATTCAACAGCCTCCCGGACATCGCCGATTGGGCCGCAAAGCTTGGCTATAAGGGCATCCAGATTCCAAGCTGGGACGCGCGCCTTTTTGACCTTGCAAAAGCGGCTGAGAGTCAGACCTATTGCGACGAGGTCAAAGGCGTTCTAGGCGAGCGCGGCATCGAAATCACCGAACTGGCGACACATCTTCAGGGGCAGTTGGTCGCCGTCCATCCCGCCTATGACGCACAGTTTGACGCTTTTGCCGCTCCCCACGTCCGCAGCAATCCCAAGGCCCGGCAATTATGGGCGGTAGAACAAATGAAGATGGCGGCGCTCGCGAGCCGGAGGCTGGGGCTTACAGCGCATGCAAGTTTCTCAGGCGCTTTAGCCTGGCCTTACGTTTATCCGTGGCCGCAACGTCCCGCAGGGTTAGTGGAGGACGCATTCGACGAACTCGCGCGACGTTGGACGCCTATTCTCGATCATTTCGACGAGAACGGAGTCGATATCGGCTATGAGATTCATCCGGGTGAGGATCTTCACGACGGCGTCACGTTCGAGATGTTCCTGGATCGCGTAGGCAATCACCCGCGGGCGAACATCCTATACGATCCAAGTCACTTCGTGCTGCAGCAGCTCGATTATTTAGCGTTCCTCGACATCTATCACGACCGCATCAAATGCTTCCACGTCAAGGACGCGGAGTTTCGCCCGAGCGGCCGCGCCGGCGTCTATGGCGGTTACCAGTCCTGGGTCGACCGACCCGGCCGCTTCCGCTCGCTTGGCGACGGGCAGGTCGACTTTGCGCAGATCTTTTCGAAGATGGCGCAGAACGACTTTTCGGGCTGGGCGGTTCTCGAGTGGGAATGTGCGCTTAAACACCCTAATGCCGGTGCAGCGGAGGGAGCGCCCTTCATAGCCCGCCATATCATTCGCGTTACGGAAACAGCTTTCGATGATTTTGCCGCTGGCGGTTCGAACCGTGCACTGAACGCCCAGGTTATGGGAATAGAATAG